The segment TTGTCCTGAATTGCAGGATATGTTTTGCAGCTTATTCACTATACTGGGGTATGTTGTATTTCTTCTGCTGCACATAAATACTTTCTCAGTTTCATGCTTAGTGTTAATTTACTTTTACTATTAACAGCCTGCCAGAATGAACGTATGCAGCATCATTATGCTTATTATTCAAATCATATCCAAGTAGTTTGAACTGTTAACCTTGTATTCTGCTTACTAAGAAGTATTAATGCCAGGATTAACACAGAATAATTGTTTCTGTTTAAGAAAATCACACCAGACTATTCTTTCTCCCATTTCTTTTTGTGTCTGAACTCTGAATGCATAGTTTGGTTATGTGCTCATGGTAAAACATTTCTTAACCATGTTTTCTTATGTTGCAGGGGGCCATCGAATGCATTTTACTGCTTTGCACATGACTACAGTGCTCATTTCTTCTGTGTGGCTTCTTTTCTATGGACAACCACCATAGCATTCACTCTGCATCGCACAGTTGTAAAACACAAAACTGATGTTGAAGAATTTGGATCTATTTTCCACTTATATGTGTGGGGTATGCAAACTGTTGATTACATACCTGCCTTTGTTTGAACTTATATGTTCCAAATTAAGTAACATTTTGGACAAGTTAGATAACAGTTTCTGGAGAGACCCTGTGTTGAAAAAAATAACAATTTTGTATCCATATGAATCAATGTTCTTGACAAAAGCTAAAATTGTCCACACCATTTATATATGTTTGATGTATTGTGTTGCATCTGTTTGCTAACACATAGATTATCATATTCCTTAGAAGTTATTTAGATGTGATGCATGTACCTTTTTCATCAGTTTCTTCTGTTGCTTTTTGGGGCCTCTATGCCTTGTTAGAAGCTAAGCTTGCAAGTTCCAATTCATTTGCCTGTCCGTAATCTGCACCCATGTCTATAACTGTTGAATTTATTTAATTGTTAATGTGTTTATTAGTATCTCAGGCTACAGATTATGTTTCCAATTTGATTGTCCCATCCCTGGATATTTTGTTGCAGATCAGCATGCTCAAATGGTCTTTTGTTTTCATTATTGTTTCCTTTATCTGCATATTCATGTATATGTTTCTTTTAGTTTTGTTTTATAGTTTGGCTGCATCATCTTATCTTGGGAGGCTGTTCCCTCTCATGTCTTTTAGAAGCTTTTATCTGATGTACTGTAGGTAGGCATACTCCATTTTTAGCAATAGATCACtattttaatgactttctttcgAAGCCATGTGTCAGTATGTCACTGTGTTAGCTTTAAAAATCAGTTTAAAAGGTTTcaagtttttatttatttatttctccaGGAACTTCACTAGCTACCACTGTACTACGTTCGATAGGAAGTGACTATGGAAGACCAGGTTCATGGTGCTGGATCCAGCAGGGAAGCATGGCAAAGGCATGTGATCTTTTGTTGTCTTTGAATTTTTTCCTTGATTATTACACAACCATTAGTAGTATGCGTCACTTCTCTGAGAGTTAAATGAAGTTCGGCATATTTGGTTAAAGACAATTTTTGTATAAGCTCATCTATGTTTGAATTCTAAGGGAGTCTATACTATTTATATCAATTTTTGGACATATTTTGCTTGGACTATGAGAAGTTACTGTCCTCAGCTAGACAATGAATTTAAACTGAAATTCCAATTTTGTCACCATAATAGCAATTCTTTCACTAAAATGACCTTACTTGCAGGTCCTGCACTTAGTAACTTTTTATCTTCCACTTTGGGGTGCCATTTTGTACAATGGGTTTACATACTATGAAGTAAACCGCATGCTGAACAATGCAACACGGGTTAGCAGACTTTCTCAACAATTCTCCCTTGTACATTGATGGTTACTGTGACCTTCATTGTAAACTCTTTGGCACATTCTGCTATTTTTGCTTGTATGTTCTGAATTTTAATAAGCTCATGATTTTTTTAGATGGCTGCTGGCATAAGTGATCGATCAAACCAGTCTGATATTAGGGCAGACAGGAAGGTACAAAATTCTCAGAAAATATTTGACGTtgtttctgcttcagtgcttcTGCTGGAGTATTTTTCCCTTTCCTATTGATTGTTACCGATGTCCTTTTTTACTTCCAGAGATAGCTTACTTTCTTTCGTAAATTTTATACATCTGGGATTGCAGATAAACTGAGAACAAACAATATGCCAGTTCTTTTGATGAAAATGTTATCGAATGTACTCAACTATCTCTATCATGTCCCTTTCTGTCCTAATTACCTCTATACAGCTGTTCATTATATTATGCAAAAACAAGTGGATAAAAGTTTATTTGAGCATGCATGATTGATTGTTTTTTGCAGGCATTTAACCGATGGGGTTATTACCCTCTAATTCTAATCGGTTCATGGGCATTTGCAACTATCAATCGTCTTTATGACTTTGCCAATCCAGGGCACAAGATATTTTGGCTCTCCTTTCTTGATGTTGGGTTCGCTGGACTTATGGTGAGTCTCTTAATGCTTGTGTTTTGATACTAAATGTTACTGAAATAGCGTACCATGAACTTTTCTATAAAAACTAAGGCTACCTACATATTGTGGGCATAATTTATCATAAAGGGGCTTGAGTAAGAGGCCTCCACATTGCTTCAATTTTTTTCTCCTGTCCCCATAAGTAATTAGCTCTGAATGAGTGAATGGGAGGGCTGGAGGTCTAACCACTCTTGTGCTTTCATATGGAAATGGGTGCATAAAATAGATTTGAGACTTCAATCCTTCATTCCTTCATTATCATAAGCAATACTCCCTCCGCCATCTAGCTTTCCTCCAAATGCACCAATTATAAGTCCATGATAACTCTAGTGCACCTTTTTGCTTTATTCTTCCATGCCTTACCTTGCTTAAATGCACACATccatttattttcctatataagCTATTGAGTTATGTACATAAGTGTTTTGTTTGATTGACACACTACTATATTCCATGGTTTGCTTCTCTTCTTTCTTTGTGGATATTTTGATGTTTCCTGTTTTATCTAGGGCCTATTCAATTCCATTGCTTATGGGCTAAACTCTTCTGTGCGCCGAGCTATTTCAGAAAGAATCGACATGTAAGTTTTAATCCCCAACTTAATTGCAACCATACTTTTCTTCATCGTTATGCATTATTTACTGTAAGCATTCTAGTTATGCCACTACGAGAAAATAATGTGTAGCTATAAAGAATTTTATTTCCTAAATTTTCCAGGTTCCTacctgagagaatcaaaagGAGCCTCCCTACTTTCTCACGATTGAGGAGTCAACAGGAAAATGAACTGACTTCTCTTATTGTCGAGGGTAACTGATATGTAATGCAATCTATGAATTTTCCATgcatacaattttttttttctatctttTCGTTCTTCAATCTCCAACAAGGGAATACAACATCACTGTAGGAGCAGTTGGTTAGCATTGTTGATCGTCCGGTGTCCGGTACATGTTGAGTTGGTTCGGCTGTGTCCATTGTTGATCGTCTTAACACGAGACCTGGGTTTGGGGGGTTCATAGTTCCGGCCAGAGTATATAGTAGGCTAGAATAGGAACAGTCGTTAGATACACTGATGTTCATCTGTAGCTAGTTAAGCAGAATTTGTTTGTTCAGATGTACGAGTATAATCACTTCTGTACAATGCACATCTAGCGCTACACGATTTGCAATTTTTCAGTTTGTCCCTCTTTGCCCCTTATCATTTGTTCTCATATGTCTGGATGGTTATATTCCTTCTCTATAAGGTGAGGGAATTTTGAGTGCTTTTGAGAACTATACCTCGTGTTTGATCTTTCGCCGTAGCATTCAATTGATCGTTGTAGTCGGTGATGGCCAGAAGCACTGGAGCTTGCGTGTGCTCAACTGAGATGGTTGTACACTTGtatcattgtatgtagcatctcCAACATAGTTCTCACCTTTGTCATCTCCAGAGATGTCTATgcgcatgattttttttttgacaactatGCGCGTGATCTTTGAGTCAGCAATTCAGCATGGAGGATTGCCAGGGTGTATTGCCAGGGCGATTTTTACACTCTCTACATCGATTTTTACAGCATTGACCGAGTCAGCCTGTTCGTTGGTCTAAAAAATTATGGCTGAAAATACTGTTCGTCGATTtatcgtgagagaaaaataatgtTGGTTGGTAAAAAAAGTACGGCTTACAAGACAAACAAAACGGTTCACCGGTATTTTGCTAGGGTATGAAGCCAACCACCCGTCTCCATCAGATATTCTACTTAAGTAGAATGGATATTGATGGAGACGGGGTGGTTCCATGCAGGGGCTTCATGCCCTGGCGGGGTGGTTCCATGCAGGGGCTTCATGCCCTGACAATACACCGGTAACCAAGCATTATAGCTCCCAACTATTTAAGCAAGCCTAGGCCGTGGTAACCAAGCATTATAGCTCCCAATCATTTCACTCTCGCCCCATCGCTGCTCCAGCTAGCTGCCTGGCTGCCTGCTCGGAGGTGACAGCAGCTCGCTTTGCTCCCTTCGCTCCCTTCCGTTTAAACAAAAACAATGGCGGCCGACCTCCCAGTCCCAGTCCCAGAGGTGGCAATGGCGGCCTTGTACATCGCCCTCGGCTGCCGCGAAGTCCTGAAGCCGGTCCTCCATTTCCTGGACGCATCAGCCAGCGCGCGCAGCCCTGTCCTCGACATGGCCGTCGCCGCCATCCTCCTGACGCTTCCGACGGCCTACCTCTTCGTCGTCGGCGTCATCCTCCCCGTCTCCCTCCACATCACCTTGCAGCCGCCGGCGGCCGCCTTCTCCCGAGCGGGTTTCTGGTGGTCCGTTGCTCTGGGTTTCGCGCTGCTCCTCCTCTTTATCACTGTGCCCCTCGTGGCCTTTCTGTTCCTCACCGCCGATGGCGCGTAAGGAGATGATTTGTTTTGGTGTGTGTGTGGATCATTCTGGTGAGCTGCAGCAACAGGCGGCCGGCGGGTTCCATCCACACGGACACGGTTGCAAGCTATGCTATAGTTTCTTTGTTTGAACTTAGCTacaagcttgaagaagctcccCTGCTTGGCCTGGCCAGAGGAAAAAAGAGCAAAGGGCTGTAAATGATGCCGTGAGAGGCTTCTTCATGGTTGCTAGTAGAAATGAAGTTGTAATCTTCTAAAAAATGTATAAGTCTGTAATGATGTTGTCCAATGCAAGTAAATTTCTCTGTTGCGATGTTCAGTCCTACCACACGTGTTGCTTTGAAATGGATTTAAGGGTTCTTTTCTCGAGCTCTTTTATTATCTTCGATTCGAAATTTGAGAGAGGTAAAACAAAATCACTCTGTTATGACTTATGAGTTAACTTTCAGTCGTACAACACGTGGCGCTTTAAATTGATTTCAAAAGACTTTTTTTTTCTGGAAAATGTGGAAGAGCTACACATCAATATAATATTAAGAAGCTAAAATTTCAAAAGACTTAAACCTTCTAGAGAACTTCTATCAGTTTTGAAAACGTACCACTGATTATGAACGAGAAGTAAAAAAAATGTTATGTCTGAAGTACAActcgttttttttttcaaaataagtaACTCTAGGTAACTGGATCCTCTTACAGTGTTTTTTGAAATATCTCACTCAAGTGAGACAATCTCCCTAGAACACTTCAATTGTTCACGGAAAAAgatataattaaagggaaacctTTGGTTTCTAGACACCATCAACATTCGATACATGGCCTGTTTAGACGCAGCCAAACAGCCAAAACTTTTGGAGAAATGAGCACTTTTTGGAAGAATGGATCTAAACAGGGGCTTGTAAACTTGGCTgtaaagatttggaatttgggaCCTTAGAGCCCAAAACTGTGTAAACTTGCTTGAGGACCCGTGTCATGTGTCTTGCAGACCAAAAAATTTGGAAAGCATCTAAACATCTACTTGAATGTAAAGTTTACAGCCAAAAGTTTTGGGATGTAAAGATTTGAGATCTAAACAGGCCCACGGTTGTGCAAGATCGTCACATTAGTTGTATCGTCCATTAGTTCCATTCGATACAGTTTACACAGTTGTCGACGATTATTCAACCGTTATGACGTCATGTTTGGATCACGCTCTCACACGTGCTGCCTGTCTAGGCACCTGACCACAAATCGGTTGTCCGGTCTAGGCAGCTCTCCCACACGCACAACTAAAACCACAATATGTTTCAATCTTTTGCCCCTTTGTTTTACCTAAAGACGGCAATGCCCGCGAGTAAAAACCCGGTAGGGTGAGGGTACGGGTACAACTTTGTGCCCGCGGGTGCAGGTGCGGGTTTATAGTTGAACCCAACGGGTAAAATCTTGTGGGCATAGAAAACTTGTACCCGTGCCCGCAAACCCGCTCAACCTCATAATACGTAGGTCTCTTCTTATACTATATATAAAGAAAGCAACATAGTTTTATAATTTTCTCcctcatatctatttatatataAGAGAACTATTTTTATGTTGGTATAATGCTAGGTAGTTTTGATTTTCATACTTAAACTcttttctataatctatgcatGTATTATTGATTTATTATTATACGGTTTTATGGGTACGCTCGCGGGTATTTTGTGCCCGCGGGTATGGGCGTGGGTGTAGACTTCTACCCGTGGCGGGTTGCGGATGCGGGTGCGGGTTTGAAATTCAACCCGCGAGTGCGGGTCTATATATTTTGCACCCGCGGGTAATGTGCTCGTTGCCATCTATAGTTTTACCATCCCTTATCCTTGAAGGCTTCGTCAAGGGAAGAGTGGAGGGGCGCGTGCTGCTTCAACCCTAAACGGTATGTACGTTCTGTGTAGAACAATAGTTTCTTATCATATTTCATTTCATGCTAGCTAGCAGTCCTCCGTCGCACCCTTGTGATCTAGGTTCAAGCCCTGTTAAATCACAGGTCTAAGGTTAGCCTAGTCTCATAGAAGCTACGGTGACACTATGTATGGATGGGGCAGGGTTCATAGATTTTCTTAACTTGCATGAGAAAGTCTTATTGTTAAGCACAATGCTCGGGAGTGTGTcgagttttttttcatatttttcttcttTGTCTGGGTATGGTTAATCTTGTGGGTGGTTAGGTATAGTGGACTGTTATTTCTTTTTGGTCTGAGTGGATCGCTGTCTTTTCTTATCAAAAGCAACCTGAAAGGGGATTATAAGAGTTTAATTTTGTTGTAGTTCTTTTTCTCTTCATAATTATTTGAAGGAACAAAACGACGGAATAATTAGTGGAACAAAAGCAAAGATTGGTGCACAGGCTGTTGGAAGGAATGAGACAGGATGGTTCACTATGGTAAGCACAAAGCAGTTGTTGCTTCCAAGTGGTGTGGACCGTGTGGTTTTACAACATTGTGCGCCATTGTTCCGTTGTTTCAATTTGCTCTGTCTATCCTTGTTTCGACTTCTTCCTGAAACAAATCTAGCATCGCAGCAGGTGACGTTGTGACCCCGCTGAAGGTCCGTGCGTTCCTTTCCTTCCAAATCATCCACCCGATTAGGAAGAAAAGGGAGTTGAAGCCGCGTCCTATGGCTTTTGGGACAAGCTTTCTGCAGCGAAGCCACCACTACAAGGATGGTTCCTCCTAAAAGACGATAGTACCATCTAGATGGAGCTTCCTAAGCCAATAATCCCAAACCTCACGGCTGAAGCAACAGCCAATCAAGATATGGTCCATCGATTCGATCTCTTGTTCGCATATGCTGCAGGTGGCCAAATCTTGTAAGCCATGCCGAAACCTCCGCTCGACCGTCCAACATCGGCCATGCATGACTAGCCAAAAAAAAGCAAATCTTTGGTGGAGTAGAGGTCTTCCAAATGTGCATAGCGCCAAGCGGCACAGATGACCTTAGAAACATCGCGCCATAAGCAGAGGCCGCCATGTAGGTGCCATCCGCCGTCATATCTTGTGGTCTCATTGtcagaagagaaaaaaaaatatgagaGGGTGCAGCACAAACAAAATGCATCGGCCATTGCTTGACCTGTTTGTTGTTTAACTTGACCGATGCTTAAAGGCCAGAATCTTTCAGAAACATAACTGTCATCGAGTCACCCGGGAGGGTTCAGGCGTTTTTTCTAGTGTGGTGGAGCCGTCGAGTCGAGGAGGATGCGTGGGCGTGCGACCTTTTCACCCCACGAAATCACTTAATCACGTACTACTGGCACAGCCGTTGTGCTAAAGCTGCTACCTTTTTATGGAATCATGTATAAGTTTCCGTTGTCAGTATTCAAGCCAATCATGCACTCACGGCGCGCTACATGATCGAGCAAGGTTGCTCTATTAGTCTATTGTATGCATGCCCGTACGTCCCCCACGATACACGTCTAGTCTATATATGTCTCTCACTCCAGGCACCAAGATCTTTAAAGTCTAGCTAGAAGCACTATATATTTGTTGTGTTAGTGCCATCTGTCACCTGTCGCTGTTACAGGGACAATTACATATAACAGATTAACAGGAAAACTCAGAAAAGTAAGAGAAAAATGCGGGAGATAAACAGCACTTAGTAAGGAACGGCAGCGAAGGGGGGAGGCGAGAAAAGGAGCAGAGTGAAGTGAGAATTTGAGGTGGAAAGGCGCTAACCGTTAGTTTTTTATTAAGATGAGAGACATCTTTGGGGTTTAAGAAAAAGCACACCGACCACCAAGTTCGATCATACTGCTGCAGCTATATTATAGCATTATCATAGCATTGGTGTAGGTGGAGAGAAGGTTAgtaaaatactacagtagtaaAAAAGAATGCTCCTTATGAGCCTCTACTCTACCAGTGAGCGTGTAGTCTCATAACATGAATTCCTTCCTGTTGGGATTGGCCTAATTAAAGAGCAAGACTTCCTCGACGGTTTGCTCCCTACAGCGTGACAGTTGGAAACGATACTTCTGGGCCTCCGACTGCACTGTCGCATATGCGAGCGAGGCCCGGCGGTGTACGGCCCAGACCACGAAGATGGTGACGAGTCCACGAGAGCCCATCGTGGCTGGGCCGCGGCGCCACCCCAAACACGAAGGAAAGCGGCCCTATAGCACCAGCATGACATCAGGTGACGCCATCAAGCTAACAACGAACGGACAGAAAACAGCTGCTCGCTCCGCTCCCGCGGCGTTGCGCGCGCGCGTGCTGGAAGGGTTGCTAGCGCGCTTGCGGCGTGTGCGTGTTGCAGCTGTGCCCGGCAATGGCGCACGGCGCGCCCGATTCGGTCGGGAACGGGACGGCGCGCGGCGTGTCCTGCGGGTGCATGGCTGCTCGCCGTGCAGCTAGAGATGAGCGCGGAGGAGGGTGCCGGGTGTGAGAGCGCGGGGTGTCCGCGCCGGCCTGCTCGACTCGCCGGCTCGGGACAGGAGGGTCGCAGAAGGGACCTGGGTGCTCACCGTGCAGCTACAGCCTAGAGGAAGCGGGAGAGGAGTGGAGGTGCCGTGCCGCTGCAATGGCGCTGCCGGCAAGAGCCGCTGGTTTGGCGCAGAGAAGGGAGGAGGCGTATAAGAAGCAAGGTTTTAAATAGCGGGTTAAGGTGTTTAGCGGTTTATGTCTAAAACAGCTAATAGCAGAGCTAAATCGAGCTACAGCGGGATATAGCGGCTAAATTATACATGACCACAAATAACGGTACCCTGCCTCAAAAGGCTATAGCGGGCTATAGCGGCAGCTATAGAGGGAGATTTAAAACTATGATAAGAAGAGGGCGAGGCGAGGATGGCGACACGGAGCTACAGGCGGCATCGTGTCGGTCGACCTTGACAGAGGAATCCGAGGACCCGCCAAATTTACCGTGGCGGTAGCGACACGGAGCCCGAGGCGGAAGCGGCACGGAGATCGACCGAGGCCTTCTtaagttccgaaaagtgaaaagttttcggtactgtagcactttcgtttgtttgtgacaaatattatccaatcatggactaactaggataaaAAGATTCGTTCcgtgatttacaactaaactgtataattagtttttattttcgtctatatttaatatttcatgca is part of the Sorghum bicolor cultivar BTx623 chromosome 10, Sorghum_bicolor_NCBIv3, whole genome shotgun sequence genome and harbors:
- the LOC8070741 gene encoding G-protein coupled receptor 1 gives rise to the protein MAPAVAGAASVAMSQALRDRQILDAVGTGAAALSLAGSSFIVLCYLLFRELRKFSFKLVFYLAVSDMFCSLFTILGGPSNAFYCFAHDYSAHFFCVASFLWTTTIAFTLHRTVVKHKTDVEEFGSIFHLYVWGTSLATTVLRSIGSDYGRPGSWCWIQQGSMAKVLHLVTFYLPLWGAILYNGFTYYEVNRMLNNATRMAAGISDRSNQSDIRADRKAFNRWGYYPLILIGSWAFATINRLYDFANPGHKIFWLSFLDVGFAGLMGLFNSIAYGLNSSVRRAISERIDMFLPERIKRSLPTFSRLRSQQENELTSLIVEGN